A genome region from Glycine max cultivar Williams 82 chromosome 5, Glycine_max_v4.0, whole genome shotgun sequence includes the following:
- the LOC100786511 gene encoding DEAD-box ATP-dependent RNA helicase 46 isoform X2, whose protein sequence is MAATATASSMGPRYAPADPTLPKPWRGLVDGKTGYLYFWNPETNVTQYERPSSSSTAQPKSSSVPNSSVQVQQSSQGSQCGHSPDFSDRYDRNGSGGSNEAGSRNNQSSKGGSYASHDVSNGTHVAGNVDSSVRGHGASDAGAGLSPESYRHRHEISVTGDNVPPPLASFGSTGFPSELLREVQNAGFSAPTPIQAQSWPIALQGRDIVAIAKTGSGKTLGYLVPAFIHLKRSGNNSKMGPTALVLSPTRELATQIQDEAVKFGKSSRISCACLYGGAPKGPQLRDIDRGADIVVATPGRLNDILEMRRISLNQVSYLVLDEADRMLDMGFEPQIRKIVNEVPNRRQTLMFTATWPKEVRKIAADLLVKPVQVNIGNVDELVANKSITQHVEVLPPMEKQRRLEHILRSQDSGSKIIIFCSTKKMCDQLARNLTRQFGAAAIHGDKSQAERDHVLNQFRTGRSPVLVATDVAARGLDIKDIRVVVNYDFPTGVEDYVHRIGRTGRAGATGLAYTFFGDHDAKYASDLIKVLEGANQKVPPELRDMSSRSGGGMGRSRRWGSGGRGGDSGYGGRNNDSGYGGRGNDAGYGGRGSDSNYGGRGTSASGRGGGRGFDYESQRNDRDRSPDKGSSWRDRFKSVNRDRSRSPNRAALPQHSQGGSFHKAMMERGGWDSDRNKSFNRDRSRSPSPHRQVKGPAVREHSPVYSFHRSMMGRGQSSPSSQRQRACSPHRNSTPSQGDGRHGGSHSSYNGEVEEGMIPEEEGMIGQDDPVNVD, encoded by the exons ATGGCTGCCACAGCAACTGCATCTTCGATGGGTCCGCGCTATGCACCAGCAGACCCGACACTCCCTAAACCATGGCGAGGTCTTGTGGATGGCAAGACTGGGTATCTTTACTTTTGGAATCCTGAGACTAATGTCACCCAGTATGAGAGGCCCTCCTCAAGCTCAACTGCCCAGCCAAAGTCTTCTTCAGTGCCCAATTCTTCTGTCCAGGTTCAACAATCGTCTCAAGGGTCGCAATGTGGTCATAGTCCTGATTTCAGTGATAGGTATGATAGAAATGGCAGTGGTGGGTCTAACGAAGCTGGATCACGGAATAATCAG AGTTCCAAAGGGGGAAGTTATGCTTCTCATGATGTTTCAAATGGAACACATGTTGCTGGCAATGTTGATTCTTCTGTCAGAGGTCATGGGGCTTCGGATGCTGGAGCTGGACTATCTCCTGAGTCTTATCGACATCGGCATGAAATATCTGTGACT gGAGACAATGTACCTCCACCCCTTGCATCATTTGGGTCAACTGGCTTTCCATCTGAGCTTCTGAGAGAG GTACAAAATGCTGGGTTCTCAGCCCCAACTCCAATTCAGGCACAGTCATGGCCCATTGCTCTTCAAGGTAGAGATATAGTTGCCATTGCTAAAACAGGCTCAGGGAAAACCTTGGGGTATTTAGTTCCGGCATTTATTCACCTCAAGCGCTCTGGCAATAACTCCAAAATGGGCCCCACTGCATTGGTACTTTCACCAACAAGGGAGTTGGCAACACAGATACAAGATGAAGCTGTGAAATTTGGGAAATCATCTAGAATTTCATGTGCT tgTTTGTATGGAGGAGCACCAAAGGGTCCTCAACTGAGAGACATTGATCGTGGAGCAGATATTGTGGTAGCCACTCCTGGTCGCTTGAATGATATTCTTGAGATGAGAAGAATTAGTCTTAATCAGGTTTCTTACCTGGTGCTAGATGAGGCAGACAGGATGCTGGATATGGGTTTTGAACCTCAAATTAGGAAAATTGTGAATGAGGTGCCTAATCGCAGGCAAACTCTAATGTTTACTGCAACATGGCCAAAGGAGGTTAGGAAAATTGCAGCTGATCTGCTAGTCAAGCCTGTACAGGTGAACATTGGGAATGTAGATGAGCTTGTTGCTAATAAGTCCATTACTCAG CATGTTGAAGTATTGCCACCAATGGAGAAACAAAGACGGCTGGAACATATTTTGCGGTCACAGGATTCAGGAtcaaagataattattttttgttctacCAAGAAAATGTGTGATCAACTTGCTCGTAATCTGACACGTCAGTTTGGAGCTGCTGCTATTCATGGGGATAAATCCCAGGCTGAGAGGGATCATGTGTTGAATCAGTTTCGAACTGGGAGGTCTCCTGTGCTTGTGGCCACAGATGTTGCTGCCCGGGGACTGGATATCAAGGACATTAG GGTGGTTGTCAATTATGACTTCCCTACAGGAGTGGAAGATTATGTTCATAGGATTGGAAGGACTGGAAGAGCTGGAGCCACTGGGCTAGCTTACACTTTCTTTGGTGACCATGATGCTAAATATGCTTCAGATCTCATCAAAGTTTTGGAAGGTGCAAACCAGAAGGTGCCTCCAGAACTTCGTGATATGTCATCACGGAGTGGTGGTGGGATGGGCAGATCCAGACGATGGGGTTCTGGTGGACGAGGTGGTGATTCTGGATATGGTGGAAGGAATAATGACTCTGGATATGGTGGAAGGGGTAATGATGCGGGATACGGTGGACGAGGTAGTGATTCAAATTATGGAGGGAGGGGTACTTCTGCTTCTGGCAGAGGTGGAGGCCGTGGGTTTGACTATGAGTCCCAGAG GAATGATAGGGATCGGAGCCCAGACAAGGGATCAAGTTGGAGGGATCGCTTCAAAAGCGTCAACCGGGATCGCAGTCGTAGTCCTAACAGGGCCGCATTACCTCAACATTCCCAAGGTGGCAGCTTTCACAAGGCAATGATGGAACGTGGTGGATGGGATAGTGATCGCAACAAGAGCTTTAACCGGGACCGAAGCCGCAGTCCTAGCCCTCATAGACAGGTGAAGGGCCCAGCAGTTCGCGAACATTCCCCAGTTTACAGTTTTCATCGATCAATGATGGGACGAGGTCAATCATCTCCGTCATCTCAACGGCAGCGTGCATGCAGTCCTCACCGAAACTCAACCCCCTCCCAGGGTGATGGAAGACATGGTGGATCTCATTCATCTTACAATGGAGAAGTGGAGGAAGGGATGATTCCCGAGGAAGAAGGAATGATAGGTCAAGATGATCCTGTAAATGTGGATTAG
- the LOC100786511 gene encoding DEAD-box ATP-dependent RNA helicase 46 isoform X1, with amino-acid sequence MAATATASSMGPRYAPADPTLPKPWRGLVDGKTGYLYFWNPETNVTQYERPSSSSTAQPKSSSVPNSSVQVQQSSQGSQCGHSPDFSDRYDRNGSGGSNEAGSRNNQKSSKGGSYASHDVSNGTHVAGNVDSSVRGHGASDAGAGLSPESYRHRHEISVTGDNVPPPLASFGSTGFPSELLREVQNAGFSAPTPIQAQSWPIALQGRDIVAIAKTGSGKTLGYLVPAFIHLKRSGNNSKMGPTALVLSPTRELATQIQDEAVKFGKSSRISCACLYGGAPKGPQLRDIDRGADIVVATPGRLNDILEMRRISLNQVSYLVLDEADRMLDMGFEPQIRKIVNEVPNRRQTLMFTATWPKEVRKIAADLLVKPVQVNIGNVDELVANKSITQHVEVLPPMEKQRRLEHILRSQDSGSKIIIFCSTKKMCDQLARNLTRQFGAAAIHGDKSQAERDHVLNQFRTGRSPVLVATDVAARGLDIKDIRVVVNYDFPTGVEDYVHRIGRTGRAGATGLAYTFFGDHDAKYASDLIKVLEGANQKVPPELRDMSSRSGGGMGRSRRWGSGGRGGDSGYGGRNNDSGYGGRGNDAGYGGRGSDSNYGGRGTSASGRGGGRGFDYESQRNDRDRSPDKGSSWRDRFKSVNRDRSRSPNRAALPQHSQGGSFHKAMMERGGWDSDRNKSFNRDRSRSPSPHRQVKGPAVREHSPVYSFHRSMMGRGQSSPSSQRQRACSPHRNSTPSQGDGRHGGSHSSYNGEVEEGMIPEEEGMIGQDDPVNVD; translated from the exons ATGGCTGCCACAGCAACTGCATCTTCGATGGGTCCGCGCTATGCACCAGCAGACCCGACACTCCCTAAACCATGGCGAGGTCTTGTGGATGGCAAGACTGGGTATCTTTACTTTTGGAATCCTGAGACTAATGTCACCCAGTATGAGAGGCCCTCCTCAAGCTCAACTGCCCAGCCAAAGTCTTCTTCAGTGCCCAATTCTTCTGTCCAGGTTCAACAATCGTCTCAAGGGTCGCAATGTGGTCATAGTCCTGATTTCAGTGATAGGTATGATAGAAATGGCAGTGGTGGGTCTAACGAAGCTGGATCACGGAATAATCAG AAGAGTTCCAAAGGGGGAAGTTATGCTTCTCATGATGTTTCAAATGGAACACATGTTGCTGGCAATGTTGATTCTTCTGTCAGAGGTCATGGGGCTTCGGATGCTGGAGCTGGACTATCTCCTGAGTCTTATCGACATCGGCATGAAATATCTGTGACT gGAGACAATGTACCTCCACCCCTTGCATCATTTGGGTCAACTGGCTTTCCATCTGAGCTTCTGAGAGAG GTACAAAATGCTGGGTTCTCAGCCCCAACTCCAATTCAGGCACAGTCATGGCCCATTGCTCTTCAAGGTAGAGATATAGTTGCCATTGCTAAAACAGGCTCAGGGAAAACCTTGGGGTATTTAGTTCCGGCATTTATTCACCTCAAGCGCTCTGGCAATAACTCCAAAATGGGCCCCACTGCATTGGTACTTTCACCAACAAGGGAGTTGGCAACACAGATACAAGATGAAGCTGTGAAATTTGGGAAATCATCTAGAATTTCATGTGCT tgTTTGTATGGAGGAGCACCAAAGGGTCCTCAACTGAGAGACATTGATCGTGGAGCAGATATTGTGGTAGCCACTCCTGGTCGCTTGAATGATATTCTTGAGATGAGAAGAATTAGTCTTAATCAGGTTTCTTACCTGGTGCTAGATGAGGCAGACAGGATGCTGGATATGGGTTTTGAACCTCAAATTAGGAAAATTGTGAATGAGGTGCCTAATCGCAGGCAAACTCTAATGTTTACTGCAACATGGCCAAAGGAGGTTAGGAAAATTGCAGCTGATCTGCTAGTCAAGCCTGTACAGGTGAACATTGGGAATGTAGATGAGCTTGTTGCTAATAAGTCCATTACTCAG CATGTTGAAGTATTGCCACCAATGGAGAAACAAAGACGGCTGGAACATATTTTGCGGTCACAGGATTCAGGAtcaaagataattattttttgttctacCAAGAAAATGTGTGATCAACTTGCTCGTAATCTGACACGTCAGTTTGGAGCTGCTGCTATTCATGGGGATAAATCCCAGGCTGAGAGGGATCATGTGTTGAATCAGTTTCGAACTGGGAGGTCTCCTGTGCTTGTGGCCACAGATGTTGCTGCCCGGGGACTGGATATCAAGGACATTAG GGTGGTTGTCAATTATGACTTCCCTACAGGAGTGGAAGATTATGTTCATAGGATTGGAAGGACTGGAAGAGCTGGAGCCACTGGGCTAGCTTACACTTTCTTTGGTGACCATGATGCTAAATATGCTTCAGATCTCATCAAAGTTTTGGAAGGTGCAAACCAGAAGGTGCCTCCAGAACTTCGTGATATGTCATCACGGAGTGGTGGTGGGATGGGCAGATCCAGACGATGGGGTTCTGGTGGACGAGGTGGTGATTCTGGATATGGTGGAAGGAATAATGACTCTGGATATGGTGGAAGGGGTAATGATGCGGGATACGGTGGACGAGGTAGTGATTCAAATTATGGAGGGAGGGGTACTTCTGCTTCTGGCAGAGGTGGAGGCCGTGGGTTTGACTATGAGTCCCAGAG GAATGATAGGGATCGGAGCCCAGACAAGGGATCAAGTTGGAGGGATCGCTTCAAAAGCGTCAACCGGGATCGCAGTCGTAGTCCTAACAGGGCCGCATTACCTCAACATTCCCAAGGTGGCAGCTTTCACAAGGCAATGATGGAACGTGGTGGATGGGATAGTGATCGCAACAAGAGCTTTAACCGGGACCGAAGCCGCAGTCCTAGCCCTCATAGACAGGTGAAGGGCCCAGCAGTTCGCGAACATTCCCCAGTTTACAGTTTTCATCGATCAATGATGGGACGAGGTCAATCATCTCCGTCATCTCAACGGCAGCGTGCATGCAGTCCTCACCGAAACTCAACCCCCTCCCAGGGTGATGGAAGACATGGTGGATCTCATTCATCTTACAATGGAGAAGTGGAGGAAGGGATGATTCCCGAGGAAGAAGGAATGATAGGTCAAGATGATCCTGTAAATGTGGATTAG